In the Phaseolus vulgaris cultivar G19833 chromosome 7, P. vulgaris v2.0, whole genome shotgun sequence genome, one interval contains:
- the LOC137828297 gene encoding DNA mismatch repair protein MSH3 isoform X4: MGKQKQQVISRFFAPKDKPPSPSSPRPNPPTPTPTPKITATATFSPSKRRLTSQITPPRKLQKLLEPSSSSLHQRFLHKFLEPSSPQHPPLPSSSKRLTYTPLEQQVLHLRAKHPDVLLMVEVGYRYRFFAQDAEHAARVLGIYAHMDHNFLTASIPTFRLNVHVRRLVSAGYKVGVVRQTETAAIKAHGSNRSAPFGRGLSALYTKATLEAAPEIGGEGDGCGGESNYLLCVVEKSVVGEKGNCGVEGGGDVRVGIVAVEISTGDVVYGEFCDSFLRSALEAVLVNLSPAELLLGDPLSKQTEKLLLDFAGPASNVRVEHLSRDCFTDGGALSEVMTLYENVDVDSLSDSIQSKNSTEHRSQQLVIKEVMNMPDLSVQALALTIRHLKEYGFERILCSGASLRPFSNNMEMTLSANTLQQLEVLKNNNDGSEIGSLLQIMNHTLTIFGSRLLRHWVSHPLCDRTLISARLHAVSEIAESMGSCNATNNFGHVEDPDVAIVQPELAYVLSLVLTNLGRAPDIQRGITRIFHCTASPSEFVAVIQAILSAGKQLQQLNIGEGNNNKLRSNLLKRLVLTASSDSTIDNSAKMLSSLNIDSADQGDLTKLITASEGQFPEVIRARKDFKLAVEQLDSLIDLYRKLLIMQNLEFISISGTTHLIELSTDVKVPSNWIRVNSTKKTIRYHPPEVVTALDRLSLAKEELSIACRAAWNSFLRGFSKHYAEFQAVVQALAALDCLHSLAILSRNKGYVCPVLLDDQEPVQIQICSGRHPVLETTLQDNFVPNDTNLHADGEYCQIVTGPNMGGKSCYVRQVALIAIMAQVGSFVPASSARLHVLDRICTRMGASDSIQEGRSTFLEELSETSHILQCCTEHSLVIIDELGRGTSTHDGMAIAHATLHYLLKQKRSMVLFVTHYPKIANLATEFPGSVAAYHVSHLTPHDARKNSISDHDVTYLYKLAPGVSDRSFGFKVAQLAQAVGNIFFFSVAIALHQSSASNGFQIRSTSK, from the exons ATGGGAAAGCAAAAGCAACAAGTGATTTCCCGCTTCTTCGCTCCCAAGGACAAACCTCCTTCTCCTTCTTCTCCCCGTCCCAACCCTCCCACTCCCACTCCCACTCCCAAAATCACTGCCACCGCCACATTCTCCCCTTCCAAACGCCGCCTAACGTCCCAAATCACACCCCCTCGCAAGCTCCAGAAGCTTCTCGAACCTTCTTCCTCTTCACTCCACCAACGCTTCCTCCACAAGTTTCTCGAACCTTCCTCCCCTCAGCACCCTCCTCTCCCTTCCTCTTCCAAACGCCTAACCTACACTCCCCTCGAACAGCAGGTTCTCCACCTCAGAGCCAAACACCCCGACGTTCTCCTTATGGTCGAGGTCGGTTACAGGTACCGTTTCTTCGCCCAAGACGCCGAACACGCCGCCAGAGTGTTAGGCATTTACGCGCATATGGATCACAATTTTTTAACCGCTAGCATACCGACGTTTCGACTGAATGTCCACGTCAGGAGGCTCGTCAGTGCTGGGTATAAGGTCGGTGTTGTCCGGCAGACCGAGACCGCCGCCATCAAGGCTCACGGCTCCAACCGCTCGGCGCCGTTTGGGCGCGGGCTGTCGGCGCTTTACACGAAGGCCACGCTCGAGGCGGCACCGGAGATTGGGGGAGAGGGGGACGGGTGTGGTGGAGAGAGTAATTACTTGCTGTGTGTGGTGGAGAAGAGTGTTGTGGGGGAGAAGGGGAATTGTGGTGTGGAGGGTGGTGGTGATGTGAGGGTTGGGATTGTTGCTGTGGAGATTTCGACCGGGGATGTTGTTTATGGGGAGTTTTGTGATAGTTTTCTGCGGAGTGCGCTTGAGGCTGTTCTTGTGAACTTGTCTCCGGCTGAGTTGCTTCTTGGGGACCCTCTTTCAAAGCAAACGGAGAAG ttattgcTGGATTTTGCTGGACCTGCCTCAAATGTTCGTGTGGAGCATCTTTCACGAGATTGCTTCACTGATGGGGGTGCCCTTTCTGAAGTTATGACCTTGTATGAGAACGTGGATGTAGACAGTCTATCAGATTCAATACAAAGCAAGAATTCGACTGAGCACAGAAGTCAGCAGTTAGTAATCAAG GAGGTTATGAACATGCCAGATTTGTCTGTCCAAGCTTTGGCGTTAACTATTCGTCATTTAAAGGAATATGGTTTTGAAAGAATTTTGTGTTCAGGAGCTTCTTTAAGGCCCTTCTCAAACAATATGGAAATGACCCTTTCAGCCAATACACTTCAACAACTGGAG gttttgaaaaataataatgatggaTCTGAGATTGGTTCCTTGCTGCAAATTATGAATCATACTCTCACTATATTTGGTTCCAGACTTCTTAGGCATTGG GTATCTCACCCATTGTGTGACCGAACCTTAATTTCTGCTCGCCTTCATGCTGTATCTGAAATTGCGGAGTCCATGGGATCTTGTAATGCTACGAACAATTTTGGACATGTTGAAGATCCTGATGTAGCAATCGTGCAGCCTGAGTTAGCATACGTTCTTTCATTGGTTTTGACAAATCTTGGCCGAGCACCTGATATACAACGTGGAATTACAAGAATTTTCCATTGCACTGCTTCCCCATCTGAG TTTGTTGCAGTAATTCAAGCTATTTTATCTGCTGGAAAACAGCTACAACAACTTAACATAGGAGAGGGGAATAATAACAAATTGCGCTCCAATCTATTAAAAAGGTTAGTTTTGACTGCTTCCTCTGACAGTACTATTGACAATTCTGCAAAAATGTTGTCATCTTTAAACATAGACTCTGCTGATCAAGGAGATCTAACAAAATTGATCACTGCTTCGGAGGGACAATTCCCAGAG GTCATTAGAGCTCGTAAGGATTTCAAGCTGGCAGTGGAACAATTAGATTCGCTGATTGACTTGTATCGCAAATTGCTTATAATGCAAAATTTGGAATTTATTAGTATTTCTGGAACAACTCATTTGATTGAG TTATCAACAGATGTAAAGGTTCCTTCAAACTGGATCAGGGTAAATAGCACGAAGAAAACAATTCGGTATCACCCTCCTGAAGTAGTGACAGCATTGGACAGGTTGTCATTAGCAAAAGAGGAGCTCAGTATTGCCTGCCGAGCTGCCTGGAATAGCTTTCTTAGGGGCTTTAGTAAACACTATGCTGAGTTCCAAGCTGTTGTTCAAGCACTAGCTGCTTTAGATTGTTTGCATTCACTTGCCATTCTTTCAAGAAATAAG GGTTATGTTTGCCCAGTGTTACTAGATGATCAAGAGCCTGTTCAGATACAAATTTGTTCTGGTAGACATCCG GTTTTGGAGACCACCTTACAAGACAATTTTGTCCCAAATGATACAAACTTGCATGCGGATGGAGAATACTGTCAGATTGTTACTGGACCCAATATGGGTGGAAAAAGTTGCTATGTTCGCCAGGTGGCTCTGATTGCTATAATGGCTCAG GTTGGTTCCTTTGTACCAGCATCATCGGCAAGACTGCACGTCCTGGACAGGATCTGCACCCGAATGGGTGCTTCTGACAGTATTCAAGAAGGGAGAAGCACCTTCCTAGAAGAACTAAGTGAGACTTCACATATACTCCAGTGTTGCACAGAACATTCACTGGTTATCATTGATGAGCTTGGGAGAGGTACAAGTACACATGATGGTATGGCCATTGCTCACGCGACATTGCATTATCTTCTGAAGCAAAAAAGAAGCATGGTCCTCTTTGTTACTCACTATCCAAAGATTGCCAACCTGGCAACTGAATTTCCTGGCTCTGTGGCAGCATATCACGTGTCACATCTGACCCCACATGATGCGAGGAAAAATTCGATCTCGGATCATGATGTCACTTATCTGTACAAGCTCGCACCTGGTGTTTCAGATAGGAGTTTTGGATTTAAGGTTGCCCAGCTTGCACAG GCAGTTGGAAACatctttttcttttcagttGCCATCGCATTGCATCAGTCGAGCGCTAGTAATGGCTTCCAAATTAGAAGCACTAGTAAATAG